In the genome of Gammaproteobacteria bacterium, one region contains:
- a CDS encoding TetR-like C-terminal domain-containing protein produces the protein MIGHLKGREKALEAFGWTGRKAEWIALVCLHSGVFTRAQCGRFMDAHPEQVRRVVHALIERRVASEETEPGIAGIGRVCRIFSRPVYRALGAEHIRHRRGASTEVLMRRLLSLDYVIEHSDLPWLPTETEKVSAFDALGIGRSLLPVRVYRGAARETRRYFPVKLPVALDSTRALFVYAEPGHDTATALRSWGRAHRGLWRALRRMGRSVEVVAVARTARELERARRVTRGWAGATGAGEPDAGTAEELARIERAIVQGAVHILEEFGGLQAALKRSVALERQARRQGGCGSIDRGVGWRTERLARVRFR, from the coding sequence ATGATCGGACACCTCAAGGGGCGCGAGAAGGCGCTCGAAGCGTTCGGCTGGACCGGAAGGAAGGCCGAGTGGATCGCGCTCGTGTGCCTGCACAGCGGGGTGTTCACCCGCGCCCAGTGCGGACGGTTCATGGACGCGCACCCCGAGCAGGTCCGCCGCGTCGTCCACGCGCTGATCGAGCGCCGGGTCGCGAGCGAGGAGACGGAGCCCGGCATCGCGGGCATCGGCCGCGTCTGCCGGATCTTCTCACGGCCGGTCTACCGGGCGCTCGGAGCCGAGCACATCCGCCACCGCCGCGGCGCCTCGACCGAGGTCCTCATGCGCCGCCTGCTCTCGCTCGACTACGTCATCGAGCACTCCGATCTTCCGTGGCTCCCGACCGAGACTGAGAAGGTCTCCGCGTTCGACGCGCTCGGCATCGGGCGTTCGCTGCTGCCCGTGCGCGTGTACCGCGGAGCGGCCCGCGAGACCCGGCGCTACTTCCCCGTCAAGCTGCCCGTCGCGCTCGACTCGACCCGGGCCCTGTTCGTCTACGCCGAGCCCGGCCACGACACCGCCACCGCGCTCCGCTCGTGGGGCCGGGCGCACCGCGGGCTCTGGCGCGCGCTCCGAAGGATGGGCCGGTCGGTCGAGGTCGTGGCCGTCGCCCGCACCGCGCGCGAACTGGAGCGGGCACGCCGGGTGACGCGCGGCTGGGCCGGGGCCACCGGCGCCGGCGAGCCCGACGCCGGGACGGCGGAAGAACTGGCCCGGATCGAGCGGGCGATCGTGCAGGGCGCGGTCCACATCCTCGAGGAGTTCGGCGGCCTCCAGGCCGCGCTCAAGCGCAGCGTCGCGCTGGAAAGACAAGCCCGCCGGCAGGGCGGGTGCGGATCGATCGACCGCGGCGTCGGCTGGCGGACCGAGCGCCTCGCGAGGGTTCGCTTCCGATGA
- a CDS encoding type IV secretion system DNA-binding domain-containing protein — translation MRPWTLVLIGVALMALAWRAFLAPFPGPGGNPYLDLIADRDPGLHRAIHLWHFMAPGVAVFLAGSIALSVSRVWMRPLARGRNRGRLPAWPTSPADDAPSLVIGELHHPTAATESVRPSWLVIPEKGLYTGMLVVGAVGTGKTTACMYPFARQLLSWQADDPGRRAGALVLEVKGDFCHQVRRIVKDAGRGDDYLEIGLGGSLQWNPLDDPLLDSYSMAYGVASLINQLFGKSREPFWQQAYTNLVRWIVELHRLLPVGWVTLQDIYRCTVDAELFAEKIGEAKARALRLCPMRAVIAAKDLNAHRQALEDWGWEMAGTGKVACRLDPDRAALLAELKVEHRTEPVSGAAGSEYAEQVQAIERWYLHDWMALDAKLRTSIVEGISVFLSLFDQPDVAAVFCPLPPGDDAPAKRTDDGEGAPDVQPMPGLRRRLPPLSDLIEGGKVLALNMPAGANPALARAIGVLLKNAWMQALLRRPAEAARRPERYMRPAVFICDEYQAFATVGQDDPSGDEKAFALTRQCRCVPVVATQSISSLRSVLPSGEAWRTLVQTLRTRIFLSLSDEASAKIASEMCGSVMKTQASYTFTETTGRPEFSLLSGRAGGGRGTIGASKSFRRQREPVFTPREFGLLANYQAVCLPYDGVKSLPATRVYLKPHYLPRTQGYWRQREEGRI, via the coding sequence GTGAGGCCGTGGACGCTCGTCCTCATCGGAGTCGCGCTCATGGCGCTCGCCTGGCGCGCGTTCCTCGCGCCGTTCCCCGGTCCGGGCGGTAACCCGTATCTTGACCTGATCGCCGACCGCGATCCGGGCCTCCACCGGGCGATCCACCTCTGGCACTTCATGGCGCCCGGCGTGGCCGTGTTCCTGGCCGGGTCGATCGCGCTCTCGGTCTCGCGCGTCTGGATGCGGCCGCTCGCGAGGGGGCGCAACCGAGGCAGGCTCCCGGCGTGGCCCACGTCGCCCGCCGACGACGCGCCCTCGCTCGTGATCGGCGAACTGCACCACCCAACCGCGGCCACCGAGAGCGTGCGGCCCTCCTGGCTCGTGATCCCCGAAAAGGGGCTCTACACCGGCATGCTCGTCGTCGGAGCGGTCGGCACCGGCAAGACGACCGCGTGCATGTACCCCTTCGCGCGGCAGCTCCTCTCCTGGCAAGCCGACGATCCCGGCCGCCGCGCGGGCGCGCTCGTGCTCGAAGTCAAAGGGGACTTCTGTCATCAGGTGAGGCGGATCGTCAAAGACGCCGGGCGCGGGGACGACTACCTGGAGATCGGGCTCGGCGGCTCGCTCCAGTGGAACCCGCTCGACGACCCGCTCCTCGACTCCTACTCGATGGCCTACGGCGTGGCCTCCCTCATCAACCAGCTCTTCGGCAAGTCCCGCGAACCGTTCTGGCAACAGGCGTACACGAACCTCGTCCGGTGGATCGTCGAGCTGCATCGGCTGCTGCCGGTGGGCTGGGTCACCCTCCAGGACATCTACCGCTGCACGGTGGACGCCGAGCTCTTCGCCGAGAAGATCGGCGAGGCGAAGGCCCGCGCCCTGCGGCTATGCCCCATGCGGGCCGTCATCGCCGCCAAGGATCTGAACGCGCACAGGCAGGCGCTGGAGGACTGGGGCTGGGAAATGGCGGGCACCGGCAAGGTGGCCTGCCGCCTCGATCCGGACCGCGCCGCGCTGCTCGCGGAGCTGAAGGTCGAACACCGGACGGAGCCGGTCTCCGGCGCCGCAGGCAGCGAGTACGCCGAGCAGGTGCAGGCCATCGAACGATGGTACCTGCACGACTGGATGGCGCTCGACGCCAAGCTCCGCACCTCGATCGTCGAGGGGATCAGCGTCTTCCTCTCGCTCTTCGACCAGCCGGACGTGGCCGCCGTGTTCTGCCCGCTTCCGCCGGGGGACGATGCCCCGGCCAAGCGGACCGACGATGGGGAGGGCGCACCGGATGTCCAGCCCATGCCGGGGCTCCGCCGCCGACTGCCGCCGCTCAGCGACCTGATCGAGGGCGGCAAGGTTCTTGCGCTCAACATGCCCGCGGGCGCGAACCCGGCGCTGGCCCGCGCCATCGGCGTGCTGCTCAAGAACGCCTGGATGCAGGCGCTGCTCCGAAGGCCCGCGGAGGCCGCGCGGCGGCCCGAACGCTACATGCGGCCCGCCGTGTTCATCTGCGACGAATACCAGGCGTTCGCGACCGTCGGCCAGGACGATCCTTCCGGTGACGAGAAGGCGTTCGCGCTCACGCGCCAGTGCCGGTGCGTGCCCGTGGTGGCCACGCAATCGATCTCCTCGCTCCGCTCCGTGCTCCCCTCGGGCGAGGCCTGGCGCACCCTCGTCCAGACGCTCCGCACCCGGATCTTCCTGTCGCTCTCGGACGAGGCGTCGGCCAAGATCGCGTCCGAGATGTGCGGCTCCGTCATGAAGACGCAGGCCTCCTACACGTTCACCGAGACGACGGGGAGGCCCGAGTTCTCGCTGCTCTCCGGCCGCGCGGGCGGCGGGCGCGGCACCATCGGCGCGAGCAAGTCGTTCCGCCGGCAGCGGGAACCCGTGTTCACGCCGCGCGAGTTCGGACTTCTGGCCAACTACCAGGCCGTCTGCCTCCCCTACGACGGCGTCAAGTCGCTCCCGGCCACCCGCGTCTACCTGAAGCCCCACTACCTGCCGAGGACCCAGGGCTACTGGCGGCAACGGGAGGAGGGGCGGATA
- a CDS encoding VirB8/TrbF family protein, protein MRRARMNGDGDAGREYAEIWGEAVQANRKLRTILIFLSASCVLGVFVLLRIAGAEPPKPIVIRVDEVGRAEAVAYEAATAQADPLDPTTKYFLNRFVADFHSRRRATVEEHWTRSLRFLSTELANAAFARDGDEVAGVAAGTAETERQVERVVLRIHPSPEPPHGATADFELVHLAAAREVLRERWSLTLRFEFLDSVPPELVVHNPMGLLITYMQADRALVTGDER, encoded by the coding sequence ATGAGAAGAGCGCGAATGAACGGAGATGGAGACGCGGGCCGCGAGTACGCCGAGATCTGGGGCGAGGCGGTGCAGGCGAACCGGAAGCTCAGAACGATCCTGATCTTTCTCTCCGCCAGCTGCGTCCTCGGCGTGTTCGTCCTGCTTCGTATCGCGGGCGCCGAGCCGCCCAAGCCCATCGTGATCCGCGTTGACGAGGTCGGTCGCGCCGAAGCGGTGGCATACGAGGCCGCGACCGCGCAGGCGGACCCGCTCGACCCGACGACCAAGTATTTCCTCAACCGATTCGTCGCGGACTTCCACTCGCGGCGCCGGGCCACGGTCGAGGAGCACTGGACCCGGAGCCTCCGGTTCCTGAGCACGGAACTCGCCAACGCGGCGTTCGCGCGCGACGGCGACGAGGTCGCGGGTGTCGCAGCCGGGACCGCCGAGACCGAGCGCCAGGTCGAGCGGGTCGTGCTCCGGATCCACCCCTCGCCCGAGCCGCCGCACGGCGCAACGGCCGACTTCGAGCTCGTGCATCTCGCGGCCGCCCGGGAGGTGCTGCGCGAGCGCTGGTCGCTCACGCTCCGGTTCGAGTTCCTGGACTCCGTCCCGCCCGAGCTGGTCGTCCACAACCCGATGGGACTCCTCATCACCTACATGCAGGCCGACCGCGCGCTCGTGACCGGGGACGAGCGATGA